In the genome of Pigmentiphaga litoralis, one region contains:
- a CDS encoding chloride channel protein: MTPRRFDPLRSRARGTLRRKHRQMRRASHKTFRYALVLCGAALVALLSLAFAWMAEIALAWNTRWTTAAPSAAFIILPCALAAIRWLTLRLAPFARGSGIPQVIASTTLPVDIGQGGLVSLRQALWKIPLTAAALLAGASVGREGPSVQVGAAAMLAWGRYWQSRIGVRLRFRAHELVAAGAAGGLAAAFNTPLAGVVFAIEELGRGAGVRWDRLALSGVLCAGFIALAIAGNNPYFHINDPMQWAGAAWGWTLACALVNGVLGGIFAATLIRGAAGVVPAAWRAWVVAHPVRLAFVCGIVVAVLGLLTHGETYGTGYEASAALLNGHPIESSGFGIAKWVATVASYFAGIPGGIFTPALAIGAGIGEHLVQLAGPVADPRTLALLSMAAFLAAATQAPITASVIVMEMTRSQDLMFHLLVATLLASLVSRQFCPRPFYHAVALRFRKEALADAPRTASP, from the coding sequence GTGACGCCACGCCGATTCGACCCGCTGCGCAGCCGTGCGCGGGGCACCCTTCGCCGCAAGCATCGTCAGATGCGGCGCGCTTCGCACAAAACCTTCCGGTACGCGCTGGTGCTGTGCGGCGCGGCGCTGGTGGCGCTGCTGTCGCTGGCCTTTGCGTGGATGGCGGAAATCGCGCTGGCGTGGAACACGCGGTGGACCACCGCGGCGCCGTCGGCGGCGTTTATCATCCTGCCTTGCGCGCTGGCGGCGATCCGCTGGCTGACGCTGCGGCTGGCGCCCTTCGCGCGCGGCAGCGGTATCCCGCAAGTGATCGCGTCCACCACCTTGCCGGTGGACATCGGGCAGGGCGGGCTGGTCTCGCTGCGGCAGGCCTTATGGAAAATTCCGCTGACCGCCGCCGCCTTGCTGGCCGGGGCGTCGGTGGGCCGCGAAGGGCCGTCGGTGCAGGTCGGCGCCGCGGCCATGCTGGCCTGGGGACGCTACTGGCAGTCGCGCATTGGCGTGCGGCTGCGCTTTCGCGCGCATGAACTGGTGGCGGCGGGCGCAGCCGGCGGACTGGCCGCGGCATTCAATACGCCGCTGGCGGGTGTCGTGTTCGCGATCGAAGAACTCGGCCGCGGCGCGGGCGTCCGCTGGGACCGGCTGGCCCTGTCGGGTGTGCTGTGCGCAGGGTTCATTGCACTGGCCATTGCCGGCAACAATCCGTACTTCCACATCAACGACCCCATGCAGTGGGCGGGTGCGGCCTGGGGCTGGACCCTGGCGTGCGCGTTGGTGAATGGAGTGCTGGGCGGCATCTTTGCGGCCACCCTGATCCGGGGCGCGGCTGGCGTGGTGCCGGCCGCCTGGCGCGCCTGGGTGGTGGCGCACCCCGTGCGTCTGGCGTTCGTGTGCGGCATCGTGGTGGCGGTGCTGGGACTGCTCACGCATGGCGAAACCTACGGCACAGGTTATGAGGCGTCGGCGGCTCTGCTCAATGGCCATCCGATCGAATCGTCAGGCTTCGGGATCGCCAAATGGGTGGCCACGGTGGCCTCGTACTTTGCGGGCATTCCAGGCGGCATCTTCACGCCGGCGCTGGCGATCGGCGCGGGCATTGGCGAACACCTGGTGCAACTGGCCGGACCGGTGGCCGACCCCCGTACCCTGGCCTTGCTCTCGATGGCGGCCTTTCTGGCGGCCGCCACGCAGGCGCCCATCACGGCCAGCGTGATCGTGATGGAGATGACGCGCAGCCAGGACCTGATGTTCCACCTGCTGGTCGCCACGCTGCTGGCGTCGCTGGTCTCGCGCCAGTTCTGCCCCCGGCCCTTCTACCACGCCGTGGCGCTGCGTTTCCGCAAGGAAGCCCTTGCCGATGCGCCGCGAACGGCAAGCCCATAA
- a CDS encoding alpha-2-macroglobulin family protein has product MGWKAGRTAAVAVVCGVVVAAAGAAWWWNGSRSGDDGTAVTVVDGGSGSDTFVALDCKARLFDESPALAVTFSQPVDRRQRFDNYLQVSDLGAFNAADADASAVSGKPVATDEVAAGNVAKGSWVVGDNPRVVYFPAIQPQRKYKIGISSGLKNASGQTLDSLSTCEVASEAMPPSFYFASKGVVLPAGQNGGLPVVTVNTPEVDVQFLRVDAANLPTFYESALGVRGPAKAAEADASADADPDAGSDYDNDYGGNTGLKGTVSLWDLDRLKSMSRSVYQGRFLADASANRRHVTFLPVETIKELKEPGIYVAVMTQPGRFRDEYQVTYFYVTDVGLHARRYPNQLDAFATSLKSGKAVGDVEFELLDDKAKSLGKAKADGQGHAVFTGDVDAARVLLGRRGNEMSVVALQEPALDLSEFDVGGYPSRNNKLFVYAGRDLYRPGERFDVSVLARNPDGAPVAAMPLTATLKRPDGRVMQTAVWRPQANLPGYVQQPIVLPADAQTGSWLLEVRLDPAARSADASWKFQVEEFLPERMKLDLQSRQQILSPGDELKVQVRGDYLYGSPAAGNRVLGVVSVQRDRLALPTQLPGFIFGDFADDSRKQRKDLEETELDERGAVTLTVPLDVDGTHSPMKVKTSVSLLESGGRPVVRSIDRAVWPAKALIAVRPLFDRDVAREGALAEFEAVRVDAAGKFVPLESAQLRLYREERQYYWRFDDQRGWNSGFTENEDLIDSRTIALRERIKLGLPVTYGRYRLEISDPDTGETMRYRFYAGWGAQDAEDMGNRPDRVQLKLDKAPVREGDDVTLTITPPHDGEALIAVEGDKVLWSQRTSVKASGSTITIPVGKDWKRHDLYVSVAVFRPGSEGDRVTPARALGLIHLPLARDDRKLSVALTAPAKVLPEKRTTVKVKVGNLDKRSSEAADQSAYVTVSAVDLGILNITRYASPDPFDFFFGKHRYAPELLDLYGKLIEKMDGTQGKLKWGGDAASRDTRSLPTKVRLVDLFSGPVKLDASGEATVPLDLPDFNGTLRIMATAFTQDRYGSAQAEMVVAAPVVAELSTPRFISPGDEVTLALDVTNLSGAPQNLSIRLEGLDPVRIREGSRTVTLADKQRTTLRFGAEATGAYGLGRLRLVVDGAPAAGSTEPLHIVRESLLQVQPAVPAEREVKRARVEPGSSFRLEPTWTSRFYNESVTVGMSISNRPPFNIGRLVQGLLDYPYGCLEQTASAAYPHVFIDEVQAKAYGLTPRTRAERERMLEGAIARIAGQQKASGGFTLWGDGAQEIWLSAYVTGFLQDARTNGFNVPDTMARRSQEWLLTQLQQGVANIPALPANLQKDLAVGTRLRDTDYDALRNGHRRFAELANAAYVLARDQKAPLSTLRVLHDSFRNRARSPLPLVHLAVALKLMGDEARSKVALDDAMARPYGIDAGRGGGYGEWLGDYGSPVRDMAMSYALMAQNNLTHPRREVMLNDLAGRLAGRPYLSTQEQLALFLAARAAGGQNDAAWTAVLRNGAKDETLTSRTSESRTVAGDQLQQGVEVINQGTDVLFVEADIQGYPTAPAEPKSNGVRIVRTWYEADGKTWTGRSLKTGDTLIVKLDATADRRIEDGLIVDRVPAGFEVENLNLTQGAGLENWSIGGKDVAEALNDPAIKHREYRDDRYVAAVRIQGTVTVFYKVRVVTPGRFVVPAPVVEDMYRPDVRGVGTQSAGLVIQDPRGAAGSAR; this is encoded by the coding sequence ATGGGCTGGAAAGCAGGCAGGACGGCGGCCGTGGCCGTCGTATGCGGAGTGGTCGTGGCCGCGGCGGGGGCCGCGTGGTGGTGGAACGGGTCGCGTTCGGGGGATGACGGCACTGCCGTCACCGTCGTCGACGGCGGATCCGGCAGCGACACCTTCGTGGCCCTGGATTGCAAGGCCCGCCTGTTCGACGAGTCGCCGGCGCTTGCCGTGACCTTCTCCCAGCCGGTCGACCGCCGCCAGCGCTTCGACAACTACCTGCAGGTGTCCGACCTGGGTGCGTTCAACGCCGCCGATGCCGACGCGTCGGCCGTGTCCGGCAAGCCGGTCGCCACCGACGAAGTGGCCGCCGGCAATGTGGCCAAGGGCAGCTGGGTGGTGGGCGACAATCCCCGCGTCGTGTACTTCCCGGCGATCCAGCCCCAGCGCAAATACAAGATCGGCATCAGCAGCGGGCTGAAGAACGCGTCGGGCCAGACCCTGGACAGCCTGAGCACCTGCGAAGTCGCCAGCGAGGCCATGCCGCCGTCCTTCTATTTCGCCAGCAAGGGCGTGGTGCTGCCCGCCGGCCAGAACGGCGGACTGCCGGTCGTGACCGTCAACACACCCGAAGTGGACGTGCAGTTCCTGCGCGTCGATGCCGCCAATCTGCCGACGTTCTATGAAAGCGCGCTGGGCGTGCGGGGCCCGGCCAAGGCAGCTGAGGCCGATGCCAGCGCCGATGCCGACCCGGATGCCGGATCGGACTATGACAATGACTACGGCGGCAACACCGGTTTGAAAGGCACGGTCAGCCTGTGGGACCTGGACCGCCTCAAGTCCATGTCGCGCAGCGTGTACCAGGGCCGCTTCCTGGCCGACGCCTCCGCCAACCGGCGCCATGTCACCTTCCTGCCGGTCGAAACGATCAAGGAGTTGAAAGAGCCCGGCATCTACGTAGCGGTCATGACGCAGCCCGGACGCTTTCGCGACGAATACCAGGTCACGTATTTCTATGTGACCGATGTTGGCCTGCATGCCCGGCGGTATCCGAATCAGCTGGACGCGTTTGCCACCTCGTTGAAAAGCGGCAAGGCTGTCGGCGATGTGGAATTCGAACTGCTGGATGACAAGGCCAAGTCGCTCGGCAAGGCCAAGGCCGATGGCCAGGGCCACGCGGTATTCACGGGCGACGTGGATGCGGCGCGGGTGCTGCTGGGCCGGCGTGGCAATGAGATGTCGGTGGTGGCCTTGCAGGAACCGGCGCTGGACCTGTCGGAATTCGATGTGGGCGGCTACCCGTCGCGCAACAACAAGCTGTTCGTGTATGCCGGCCGTGATCTGTACCGGCCGGGCGAACGTTTCGACGTGTCGGTGCTGGCCCGCAATCCCGATGGCGCGCCGGTTGCCGCCATGCCATTGACGGCCACCCTGAAGCGTCCCGATGGTCGCGTGATGCAGACCGCCGTGTGGCGTCCGCAGGCCAATCTGCCCGGGTATGTGCAGCAGCCCATCGTGCTGCCCGCCGACGCGCAGACCGGCAGCTGGCTGCTGGAAGTGCGGCTGGATCCGGCGGCGCGCAGTGCCGATGCATCGTGGAAATTCCAGGTCGAAGAATTCCTCCCGGAACGCATGAAGCTGGACCTGCAGTCGCGGCAGCAGATCCTGTCGCCGGGCGACGAATTGAAGGTGCAGGTGCGCGGCGATTATCTGTACGGATCGCCTGCCGCGGGCAATCGTGTGCTGGGCGTGGTGTCGGTGCAGCGCGACCGCCTGGCCTTGCCGACGCAACTGCCCGGCTTCATTTTTGGCGACTTTGCCGACGACAGCCGCAAGCAGCGCAAGGATCTGGAAGAAACCGAACTGGACGAACGCGGCGCCGTGACCTTGACGGTGCCACTGGATGTCGACGGCACGCATTCGCCCATGAAAGTGAAGACGAGTGTCAGCCTGCTGGAATCGGGCGGGCGGCCCGTGGTGCGGTCGATTGACCGCGCCGTGTGGCCGGCCAAGGCGCTGATTGCCGTGCGCCCCCTGTTCGACCGTGACGTGGCGCGCGAAGGCGCGCTGGCCGAATTCGAAGCCGTGCGGGTGGATGCGGCCGGCAAGTTCGTGCCGCTGGAAAGCGCGCAGCTGCGCCTGTACCGCGAAGAACGCCAGTACTACTGGCGCTTCGATGATCAGCGCGGCTGGAACAGCGGCTTTACCGAAAACGAAGACCTGATCGATTCGCGCACCATCGCGCTGCGCGAACGGATCAAGCTGGGCCTGCCAGTCACCTACGGCCGTTACCGCCTGGAGATCAGCGACCCCGACACCGGCGAGACGATGCGCTATCGCTTCTACGCCGGCTGGGGCGCGCAAGATGCCGAAGACATGGGCAACCGCCCCGATCGCGTGCAACTGAAGCTGGACAAGGCGCCGGTGCGGGAAGGCGACGACGTGACCCTGACGATCACACCGCCGCACGATGGCGAAGCCCTGATCGCCGTGGAAGGCGACAAGGTGTTGTGGTCGCAGCGCACGTCCGTCAAAGCGTCGGGCAGCACCATCACCATTCCGGTCGGCAAGGACTGGAAGCGGCACGATCTGTACGTGTCGGTGGCCGTGTTCCGGCCCGGCAGCGAAGGCGATCGCGTCACGCCCGCCCGGGCGCTGGGCCTGATCCATCTGCCGCTGGCGCGGGACGATCGCAAGCTGTCGGTCGCGTTGACGGCCCCGGCCAAGGTGCTGCCCGAAAAGCGCACCACCGTGAAGGTGAAGGTGGGCAACCTGGACAAACGGTCGTCCGAGGCGGCCGATCAGTCGGCGTACGTCACGGTGTCCGCCGTGGACCTGGGCATCCTCAACATCACGCGCTATGCATCCCCGGACCCCTTCGACTTCTTTTTCGGCAAGCATCGCTACGCGCCCGAATTGCTGGACCTGTACGGCAAGCTGATCGAAAAGATGGACGGCACGCAGGGCAAGCTGAAGTGGGGCGGTGACGCGGCGTCGCGCGATACGCGCAGCCTGCCAACCAAGGTGCGGCTGGTGGATCTGTTCAGCGGCCCGGTCAAGCTGGATGCCAGCGGCGAAGCCACCGTGCCGCTCGACCTGCCGGACTTCAACGGCACCTTGCGCATCATGGCCACGGCCTTCACGCAAGACCGTTACGGCAGCGCGCAGGCCGAGATGGTGGTGGCTGCGCCGGTGGTGGCCGAACTGTCCACGCCGCGCTTCATCAGCCCGGGCGACGAGGTGACGTTGGCGCTGGACGTGACCAACCTGAGCGGCGCGCCGCAGAACCTGTCGATCCGTCTGGAAGGGCTGGACCCGGTGCGCATCCGCGAGGGATCACGCACGGTCACGCTGGCCGACAAGCAACGCACCACCCTGCGTTTTGGCGCTGAAGCCACGGGCGCGTATGGACTCGGACGCCTGCGCCTGGTGGTGGATGGCGCACCCGCCGCGGGGTCGACGGAACCGCTGCATATCGTGCGGGAATCGCTGTTGCAGGTGCAGCCTGCCGTGCCGGCCGAGCGGGAAGTCAAACGCGCCCGCGTCGAACCGGGCAGCAGCTTCCGGCTCGAACCGACCTGGACGTCGCGCTTCTATAACGAGTCCGTGACGGTGGGCATGTCGATCTCGAACCGGCCGCCGTTCAACATCGGCCGGCTGGTGCAAGGGCTGCTGGACTACCCGTACGGGTGCCTGGAGCAGACCGCCAGCGCCGCCTATCCGCACGTCTTTATCGACGAGGTGCAGGCCAAGGCCTATGGCCTGACGCCGCGCACCCGCGCCGAACGGGAACGCATGCTGGAAGGCGCCATCGCCCGGATCGCCGGCCAGCAGAAGGCATCGGGCGGCTTTACCTTGTGGGGCGATGGCGCGCAGGAAATCTGGCTGAGCGCCTACGTGACCGGCTTCCTGCAGGATGCGCGGACCAATGGCTTCAACGTGCCCGACACGATGGCGCGGCGCAGCCAGGAATGGTTGCTGACGCAACTGCAGCAGGGCGTGGCCAACATTCCCGCCCTGCCTGCCAATCTGCAGAAGGACCTGGCCGTGGGCACGCGCCTGCGTGACACGGACTACGACGCGCTGCGCAACGGGCATCGCCGGTTTGCCGAACTGGCCAATGCAGCCTATGTGCTGGCCCGTGACCAGAAGGCGCCGCTGTCCACCCTGCGCGTGCTGCATGACAGCTTCCGCAACCGCGCGCGGTCGCCGCTGCCCTTGGTGCACCTGGCGGTGGCGCTCAAGCTGATGGGTGATGAAGCGCGTTCCAAGGTGGCCCTGGACGATGCCATGGCGCGGCCTTACGGCATCGATGCCGGACGAGGCGGCGGCTATGGCGAATGGCTGGGCGACTATGGTTCGCCCGTGCGTGACATGGCCATGAGTTACGCGCTGATGGCGCAGAACAACCTGACCCACCCGCGCCGCGAAGTCATGCTGAATGACCTGGCCGGGCGTCTGGCAGGACGGCCTTACCTGTCCACGCAGGAACAGCTGGCCTTGTTCCTGGCGGCACGCGCGGCCGGTGGCCAGAACGATGCGGCGTGGACCGCGGTGCTGCGTAACGGGGCGAAGGACGAGACCCTGACGTCGCGCACCAGCGAATCGCGCACGGTGGCGGGCGATCAGCTGCAGCAGGGGGTCGAGGTGATCAACCAGGGCACCGATGTGCTGTTTGTCGAAGCCGACATCCAGGGCTATCCGACGGCGCCAGCCGAACCCAAATCCAACGGTGTGCGTATCGTGCGGACCTGGTATGAGGCCGATGGCAAGACGTGGACCGGACGCAGCCTGAAGACCGGCGACACGCTGATCGTGAAGCTGGACGCGACGGCGGACCGGCGGATCGAAGACGGCCTGATCGTTGATCGGGTGCCGGCCGGGTTCGAGGTCGAAAACCTGAACCTGACCCAGGGTGCGGGGCTGGAAAACTGGTCCATCGGTGGCAAGGATGTGGCTGAAGCCCTGAACGATCCGGCCATCAAGCACCGCGAATACCGCGACGACCGCTACGTGGCCGCCGTGCGTATCCAGGGCACCGTGACGGTGTTCTACAAGGTGCGCGTGGTGACCCCTGGACGCTTCGTGGTCCCGGCGCCAGTGGTCGAAGACATGTACCGGCCCGACGTGCGCGGCGTAGGCACGCAAAGCGCCGGCCTGGTGATCCAGGACCCACGCGGGGCAGCAGGTAGCGCGCGCTAA
- a CDS encoding penicillin-binding protein 1C, whose protein sequence is MRRPARVLLATGLVSVITLLALDLAFPLPRAALARPDGGLVVTAEDGTPLRTYPSADGVWRYPVAADQVSPLYYDALLTFEDRWFYWHPGVNPVAMARAAWQWARSGRVVSGGSTLTMQVARMVDPRLHYGDRSLRGKLRQVLRALQLEWHLSKAQILALYLNHAPMGGIVEGVEMASRAYLGKPSSQLSHAEAALLTALPQAPSRLRPDRAPAAAQAARDKVLDRLRDLGTWDAATVADARIEQVIVQPLRARWLAPLAAERLRQGTRVLARESSAKTGSRPPGGSGTGQGPNPAADIASGASRGSASAPSAAVPPGLPLRAASLPTTARTVVRSTLDIELQSAVETMLLDRVDALPPKVSMAVLVMDNDTLATKVYAGSADFSDRRRANHVDMVRGVRSPGSTLKPFLYAMALDDGLIHSESLLVDAPQSFGGYRPGNFQAAFSGPVSVSDALQRSLNVPAVDLLDRVGPARFASNLRAAGLRLRMGTGISPNLSLILGGGGTTLEELVAAYRALARGGMAGQPRLEPDAPRVEARIMSPGAAFIVREILENGGHPDRPFYDGPRGLAWKTGTSFGFRDAWAVGVTDGFTIGVWVGRPDGTPNPGFFGANVAAPLLQDIVAALPAPPPAPRKPPAEVTQVSICWPLGLAASVTSPALCQIRRQAWALDGAVPPTLPDRVAPAGPIETLWISPITGHRTRPTCSVPGEPVQVARWPTYLQPWLESGLLAAYAPPPWDPACRAAGARSGLRIEGVDTGAQLLPVPGGRDITVGVRALGGSGTVWWLLDGQPQQQSPGTAAVTLKLRENGKHAVTAMDEAGRYDSVSFTVRGLPGTAASGK, encoded by the coding sequence CTGAGGCGCCCGGCCCGCGTCCTGCTGGCCACCGGGCTGGTATCAGTGATTACGCTGCTCGCCTTGGACCTGGCTTTCCCGCTGCCCCGCGCCGCGCTGGCCCGGCCCGACGGCGGGCTGGTCGTGACAGCCGAAGACGGAACACCGCTGCGCACCTACCCGAGCGCCGACGGCGTCTGGCGTTATCCCGTGGCCGCCGATCAGGTATCGCCGCTGTATTACGACGCCTTGCTCACCTTCGAAGACCGCTGGTTTTATTGGCACCCCGGCGTGAACCCGGTCGCCATGGCGCGCGCCGCATGGCAGTGGGCGCGCAGTGGCCGGGTCGTGTCCGGCGGATCGACCTTGACCATGCAGGTGGCGCGCATGGTCGATCCGCGTCTGCATTATGGTGACCGTAGCCTGCGCGGCAAGCTGCGGCAGGTGCTGCGCGCGCTGCAGCTGGAATGGCATCTGTCCAAGGCCCAGATCCTGGCGCTATACCTGAACCATGCGCCCATGGGCGGCATCGTCGAAGGCGTAGAAATGGCCAGCCGCGCCTACCTGGGCAAGCCCTCATCCCAACTGAGTCATGCCGAGGCGGCGCTGCTGACCGCGCTGCCCCAGGCGCCGTCGCGCTTGCGGCCCGACCGTGCTCCCGCCGCCGCGCAGGCCGCGCGCGACAAGGTGCTGGACCGCCTGCGCGACCTGGGCACGTGGGACGCCGCCACGGTGGCCGACGCGCGCATCGAACAGGTGATCGTCCAGCCGCTGCGGGCGCGCTGGCTTGCGCCGCTGGCGGCGGAACGGCTGCGGCAGGGCACGCGGGTATTGGCGCGGGAGTCGTCAGCCAAAACGGGGTCCAGGCCGCCCGGTGGTTCGGGCACTGGGCAGGGCCCGAACCCAGCGGCAGACATTGCATCGGGTGCTTCGCGCGGATCCGCGTCTGCGCCATCCGCCGCCGTTCCGCCCGGCCTGCCACTGCGGGCTGCATCGCTGCCCACCACGGCTCGCACGGTCGTCCGGTCCACCCTGGACATCGAACTGCAATCCGCCGTCGAAACCATGCTGCTGGACCGCGTCGACGCCTTGCCGCCCAAGGTATCCATGGCCGTGCTGGTCATGGACAACGACACCCTGGCGACCAAGGTCTACGCGGGATCCGCCGACTTTTCCGACCGGCGCCGCGCGAATCACGTCGACATGGTGCGCGGCGTGCGGTCGCCCGGGTCCACCCTCAAACCGTTCCTGTATGCCATGGCGCTGGACGACGGGCTGATCCATTCCGAAAGTCTGCTGGTGGATGCGCCGCAATCCTTTGGTGGCTACCGCCCCGGCAACTTCCAGGCGGCGTTTTCGGGCCCGGTCAGCGTGTCGGACGCCCTGCAGCGATCCCTGAATGTGCCGGCCGTCGACCTGCTGGACCGGGTCGGTCCGGCGCGTTTTGCGTCCAATTTGCGCGCCGCCGGGCTGCGGCTGCGCATGGGGACCGGGATTTCGCCCAACCTGAGTCTGATCCTGGGCGGCGGCGGCACCACGCTGGAAGAGCTGGTCGCGGCCTACCGGGCGCTGGCGCGCGGTGGCATGGCCGGACAGCCCCGGCTGGAACCTGACGCGCCGCGGGTCGAGGCGCGCATCATGAGTCCGGGCGCCGCGTTTATCGTGCGCGAGATCCTGGAAAACGGCGGCCACCCGGATCGCCCGTTCTACGACGGTCCGCGCGGGCTGGCGTGGAAGACCGGTACGAGTTTCGGCTTTCGCGACGCCTGGGCGGTCGGGGTGACCGACGGCTTCACGATCGGCGTGTGGGTGGGCCGGCCCGACGGCACGCCGAACCCGGGATTCTTCGGCGCCAACGTGGCCGCGCCGCTGCTGCAGGACATCGTGGCCGCCTTGCCCGCGCCACCGCCTGCGCCGCGCAAGCCGCCTGCCGAAGTCACCCAGGTGTCGATCTGTTGGCCCCTGGGGCTGGCCGCATCGGTCACGTCACCTGCCTTATGTCAGATCCGCCGCCAGGCCTGGGCGCTGGATGGCGCCGTGCCGCCCACGCTGCCAGACCGCGTCGCACCTGCCGGACCGATCGAAACGCTGTGGATTTCCCCAATCACCGGCCACCGCACCCGGCCCACCTGCAGCGTGCCGGGCGAACCGGTGCAGGTGGCGCGCTGGCCCACCTATCTGCAACCCTGGCTGGAATCGGGCCTGCTGGCCGCCTACGCCCCGCCGCCCTGGGACCCGGCCTGCCGCGCGGCCGGTGCCCGGTCGGGCCTGCGGATCGAAGGCGTGGACACCGGTGCGCAGTTGCTGCCCGTGCCGGGCGGCCGCGACATTACGGTCGGGGTGCGTGCGTTGGGCGGCAGTGGCACCGTGTGGTGGCTGCTGGACGGCCAGCCGCAGCAGCAATCGCCCGGGACGGCCGCCGTCACCCTGAAACTCAGGGAAAACGGCAAGCACGCCGTGACCGCCATGGACGAAGCGGGGCGCTACGATAGCGTGTCATTCACCGTGCGCGGCCTGCCCGGCACCGCCGCGTCCGGCAAGTAA
- a CDS encoding 3-oxoacid CoA-transferase subunit A has product MINKIVASVAEALADVKDGSTILIGGFGTAGLPNALIDGLIEQGAKDLVVVNNNAGNGYTGLAALLKTERVRKVICSFPRQSDSWVFDELYRAGKLELELVPQGNLAERIRAAGAGIGGFFTPTGAGTLLAEGKETRVINGREYVLESPIFGDVALISADRGDRWGNLTYNKTARNFGPIMATASKLAIAQVREVVELGELDPEAVVTPGIFVKRVVQVAAQAPQPVAA; this is encoded by the coding sequence ATGATCAACAAAATCGTTGCTTCGGTCGCCGAAGCCTTGGCAGACGTCAAAGACGGCTCCACCATCCTGATCGGCGGCTTCGGCACGGCTGGCCTGCCCAATGCCCTGATCGACGGGCTGATCGAGCAGGGCGCCAAAGACCTCGTCGTCGTGAACAACAACGCCGGCAACGGCTACACCGGCCTGGCCGCGCTGCTCAAGACCGAACGCGTCCGCAAGGTCATCTGCTCCTTCCCGCGCCAGTCCGACTCGTGGGTGTTCGACGAGCTGTACCGCGCCGGCAAGCTGGAACTGGAACTGGTGCCCCAGGGCAACCTGGCCGAGCGCATCCGCGCGGCGGGCGCCGGTATTGGCGGTTTCTTCACGCCTACCGGCGCCGGCACGCTGCTGGCCGAAGGCAAGGAAACGCGCGTCATCAATGGCCGTGAATACGTGCTGGAAAGCCCGATCTTCGGCGACGTCGCCCTGATCTCGGCAGACCGCGGCGACCGCTGGGGCAACCTGACCTACAACAAGACGGCCCGCAATTTCGGCCCGATCATGGCGACGGCGTCCAAGCTGGCCATCGCGCAGGTGCGCGAAGTCGTCGAACTGGGCGAACTGGATCCCGAAGCGGTGGTCACCCCCGGCATCTTCGTCAAACGTGTGGTGCAGGTCGCCGCGCAAGCCCCTCAACCCGTCGCCGCATAA
- a CDS encoding 3-oxoacid CoA-transferase subunit B, producing MNKMNRDQIAARVARDIPEGAYVNLGIGLPTLVANHLPADREVLLHTENGLLGMGPAPAKGKEDWDLINAGKQPVTTLPGAAFFHHADSFGMMRGGHLDICVLGAFQVSVKGDLANWHTGAPDAIPAVGGAMDLAIGAKDVFVMMDLLTKTGESKLVAACTYPLTGVACVSRVYSDLAVFDITSDGVRVIDRVDGLSFDELQRLCNVPLLKD from the coding sequence ATGAACAAGATGAATCGAGACCAGATCGCTGCGCGGGTGGCCCGCGACATTCCGGAAGGCGCGTATGTGAACCTGGGCATCGGCTTGCCGACCCTGGTGGCGAACCACCTGCCGGCCGACCGCGAAGTGCTGCTGCACACCGAAAACGGCCTGCTAGGCATGGGCCCCGCGCCTGCCAAGGGCAAAGAAGACTGGGACCTGATCAATGCCGGCAAGCAGCCTGTCACCACGCTGCCCGGCGCGGCCTTCTTCCATCACGCCGATTCGTTCGGCATGATGCGCGGCGGCCACCTGGACATCTGCGTCCTGGGCGCCTTCCAGGTGTCGGTCAAGGGTGACCTGGCCAACTGGCACACCGGCGCGCCCGACGCGATTCCCGCCGTGGGCGGCGCCATGGACCTGGCCATTGGCGCCAAGGACGTGTTCGTGATGATGGACCTGCTGACCAAAACCGGCGAAAGCAAGCTGGTGGCGGCCTGCACCTATCCATTGACCGGCGTTGCCTGCGTCAGCCGCGTGTATTCCGACCTGGCGGTGTTCGACATCACGTCGGACGGCGTGCGGGTGATCGATCGGGTGGACGGCCTGTCGTTCGACGAACTGCAGCGTCTCTGCAACGTGCCGCTCCTGAAGGACTGA